The following coding sequences are from one Streptomyces sp. NBC_01294 window:
- a CDS encoding alpha-ketoglutarate-dependent dioxygenase AlkB, which translates to MHAVQGLQGSLFDQGDEIGLGPLGGMRRTVLGAGAWVDHLPGWLSGADALFERLAANVPWRAERRQMYEREVEVPRLLAFYAGGEPLPHPSLTEAREALTGHYAAELGEPFTTAGLCLYRDGRDSVAWHGDRTGRSSTEDTMVAIVSVGDPRDLAFRPRDGGATLLRLPLGHGDLVVMGGSCQRTMEHAVPKSARAVGPRISVQFRPRGVL; encoded by the coding sequence ATGCACGCAGTCCAGGGCCTTCAGGGCTCCCTCTTCGACCAGGGCGACGAGATCGGGCTCGGCCCCCTGGGCGGCATGCGGCGGACCGTGCTCGGCGCCGGGGCCTGGGTCGACCACCTGCCCGGCTGGCTGAGCGGCGCCGACGCGCTCTTCGAGCGGCTGGCCGCCAACGTTCCGTGGCGCGCCGAGCGCCGGCAGATGTACGAGCGCGAGGTGGAGGTGCCCCGGCTGCTCGCCTTCTACGCCGGGGGCGAGCCCCTGCCGCACCCTTCGCTCACCGAGGCCCGCGAGGCGCTGACCGGCCACTATGCCGCCGAGCTCGGGGAGCCCTTCACCACCGCCGGCCTGTGCCTGTACCGCGACGGCCGTGACAGCGTCGCCTGGCACGGGGACCGGACCGGCCGTTCCTCGACCGAGGACACCATGGTGGCCATCGTCTCCGTCGGCGACCCGCGCGATCTCGCCTTCCGCCCCCGCGACGGCGGGGCCACCCTGCTGCGGCTGCCCCTGGGCCACGGCGACCTGGTCGTCATGGGCGGCTCCTGCCAGCGGACCATGGAACACGCCGTACCCAAGTCGGCGCGGGCCGTCGGACCGCGCATCAGCGTCCAGTTCCGGCCCCGGGGCGTCCTCTGA
- a CDS encoding VOC family protein, producing the protein MDLGAFSVSLSVRDIEASRAFYGKLGFAEYGGDAAQNWLILKNGDHVIGLFQGMFEKNMLTFNPGWDGNADPLDSFTDIRELQRELKASGVDFVTEVDESGSGPGSFLVLDPDGNPVLLDQHV; encoded by the coding sequence ATGGATCTGGGCGCATTCTCCGTGAGTCTGTCCGTACGGGACATCGAGGCCTCCAGGGCGTTCTACGGGAAGCTCGGCTTCGCCGAATACGGCGGGGACGCCGCGCAGAACTGGCTGATCCTCAAGAACGGCGACCATGTGATCGGGCTGTTCCAGGGCATGTTCGAGAAGAACATGCTGACCTTCAATCCGGGCTGGGACGGCAACGCCGACCCGCTGGACTCGTTCACCGACATCCGCGAGCTGCAGCGGGAGCTGAAGGCGAGCGGCGTGGATTTCGTGACGGAGGTCGACGAGTCCGGCTCCGGCCCGGGCAGCTTCCTCGTCCTCGACCCGGACGGCAATCCGGTCCTCCTCGACCAGCACGTCTGA
- a CDS encoding YkvA family protein, translating into MDGKVWLTLAAIVAVGLAIAAAVLLVRVFKARQLLLDAGIPLRDKALFWVAVIYTVSPVDLIPDPVYLDDIGVLMLALRSLHAAASSRSAKEPGAL; encoded by the coding sequence ATGGACGGAAAGGTCTGGCTCACCCTGGCCGCGATCGTCGCGGTGGGCCTCGCGATCGCCGCGGCCGTGCTGCTCGTACGGGTCTTCAAGGCGCGGCAGCTGCTGCTCGACGCGGGGATCCCGCTGCGCGACAAGGCCCTGTTCTGGGTCGCCGTGATCTACACCGTCTCACCGGTGGACCTGATTCCGGACCCCGTGTACCTCGACGACATCGGGGTCCTGATGCTGGCGCTGCGCTCCCTGCACGCGGCGGCGTCGAGCCGGTCCGCGAAGGAGCCCGGCGCACTGTAA
- a CDS encoding MarR family winged helix-turn-helix transcriptional regulator, producing the protein MAEPRWLDDREMRAWSGFLAASALVNRRLDQQLKDDSGLSHPQYEILVRLAAAPGRELRMTELANGLINSKSGLTYQVTQMEKAGLVRRHSCPSDVRGVFAALTDAGAAKLEEAAPGHVATVREVLVDVLTPGQLDALADGLGEVGRRLRGQGA; encoded by the coding sequence ATGGCTGAACCGAGATGGCTGGACGACCGCGAGATGCGGGCCTGGAGCGGCTTCCTGGCCGCGTCGGCCCTGGTGAACCGCCGTCTGGACCAGCAACTCAAGGACGACTCCGGGCTCTCGCACCCCCAGTACGAGATCCTCGTGCGGCTCGCCGCGGCGCCCGGCCGCGAGCTGCGGATGACCGAGCTCGCGAACGGCCTGATCAACTCCAAGAGCGGGCTGACCTACCAGGTCACCCAGATGGAGAAGGCCGGGCTGGTGCGCCGCCACAGCTGCCCCTCCGACGTGCGCGGCGTCTTCGCCGCGCTCACCGACGCCGGCGCCGCCAAGCTGGAGGAGGCCGCACCCGGGCATGTGGCGACGGTCCGCGAGGTCCTCGTCGACGTCCTCACCCCCGGGCAGCTCGACGCGCTCGCCGACGGACTGGGCGAGGTCGGACGCCGGCTGCGCGGACAGGGGGCGTGA